The window gaaatagttTGTGTGGAATAAATGTTATAATTCTTAACAAatgatatacatatattttaagaaCTATCAAGATGCAATGCCTTCCATTTGCTGATCCTTGCCAGATTATCTGAGGCCATCAATTACAATTTAAAGCACTTGCAAATCCAAAATTTAACTAGTGCTGAAGGTTAAATACCAGCTAGAAAATGGGATTACTCACTTCACACCTAAATAAAGGATGTATCAAGATATACAGAGGAGTTAACTGAGAGTCTTACACATCTCTAACCTGTTCTCTCTGTGGTTTAGGGGAGAAATGACCAACATCAGTGGGGAATGCAACTTTACAAGCATCGACAGATTAGCAGAGACCCTCCGGTTTGGGATCTCCATCCCCACCTTCATTCTTGGCTTGGTTCTCAACACCTTGGCCCTCTCAGTATTCTGCTGTTTTtggaagaaacaaaccaaaacctcAGTCTACATGATCAATCTGGCACTTGCAgatgttctgctgcttctctctctcccacTTAAGCTGCACTACTCTGTTGCAGAAGCACCCGGACTCCTGTGTGCCTTTATACAGTCACTGTACTTCGTCAATACCTATGGCAGTATCTTCATCATTGTTTGCATTACTGTTGACAGATACATCTGCTTAAAGCATCCATTTGAAGGTAGAGCTAATCAATCCCCCAGGTGGGCAGTCTTAATTTGCTGTTTTATCTGGGCAGTAGCTTGGCTTTGCAGCAGCCCAATATACATGTTTCAAAAGAATgattctttaaaatgctttcacaaCATGTCAGATGAGGCCTGGAGCATCCCTCTCATCGTTTCTGTGGAGATCTTTGGATTTCTGATTCCACTCTCAGTGATGGTTTTCTGCTCTGCACAAAACATCTGGATTCTTCTGAGTCACAAAAACAGAGCCAAAGAGAAAGTAGATTCCTTACGAGTCATTATCATCAACCTTGTTGTCTTTTTGGTATGTTTC of the Numida meleagris isolate 19003 breed g44 Domestic line chromosome 4, NumMel1.0, whole genome shotgun sequence genome contains:
- the GPR55 gene encoding G-protein coupled receptor 55, which codes for MTSQQGEMTNISGECNFTSIDRLAETLRFGISIPTFILGLVLNTLALSVFCCFWKKQTKTSVYMINLALADVLLLLSLPLKLHYSVAEAPGLLCAFIQSLYFVNTYGSIFIIVCITVDRYICLKHPFEGRANQSPRWAVLICCFIWAVAWLCSSPIYMFQKNDSLKCFHNMSDEAWSIPLIVSVEIFGFLIPLSVMVFCSAQNIWILLSHKNRAKEKVDSLRVIIINLVVFLVCFTPVHLAICLQCLVRQHVIVDCRLKQTISLFIQVSMIVANLNCCLDAIFYYFAAKEFREKTHLKKIIERCPIFKPCAT